The following proteins are co-located in the Microcystis wesenbergii NRERC-220 genome:
- the gloB gene encoding hydroxyacylglutathione hydrolase produces MEIERLNALSDNYIFLLYDRAQKIAAVVDPAEPEPVFRRLEALQVDLVAIFNTHHHGDHVGANQALINRYPHLCVYGGKEDRGRIPGQQLFLEEGDRVEFAGRWAEVFFVPGHTRAHIAYYFPPVNPGDYGELFCGDTLFSGGCGRLFEGTPGQMVASLTKLRSLPDQTRVWCAHEYTLNNLKFALTVDPNNAALQQRYREVEKNRAEDIPTIPAILGTEKLTNPFLRWDSPALAMTMDSSEPIQVFARLRGKKDNF; encoded by the coding sequence ATGGAGATCGAACGTCTTAACGCCCTTTCCGATAATTATATTTTCCTCCTCTACGATCGAGCGCAAAAAATCGCGGCCGTGGTGGATCCGGCGGAACCTGAACCCGTTTTCAGGCGATTAGAGGCTTTACAGGTGGATTTAGTCGCTATTTTTAATACTCATCACCACGGCGACCATGTGGGGGCTAATCAGGCTTTAATTAATCGTTATCCCCATCTTTGTGTTTATGGGGGAAAGGAGGATCGCGGTCGCATTCCGGGCCAGCAGCTGTTTTTAGAGGAGGGGGATCGGGTGGAATTTGCCGGTCGCTGGGCCGAGGTTTTCTTTGTCCCCGGCCACACTCGCGCTCATATTGCCTATTATTTTCCCCCGGTTAACCCCGGAGATTACGGTGAGTTATTCTGTGGTGATACCCTGTTTTCGGGGGGGTGTGGTCGTTTATTTGAGGGAACACCGGGCCAAATGGTGGCTTCTTTAACTAAATTGCGATCGCTGCCCGACCAGACTAGGGTTTGGTGCGCTCACGAATATACGTTAAATAATTTAAAGTTTGCCTTGACAGTTGACCCTAATAATGCTGCTCTGCAACAGCGTTATCGGGAAGTGGAGAAAAATCGCGCTGAAGATATTCCCACGATTCCGGCAATTTTGGGGACGGAAAAGCTGACTAATCCTTTTTTGCGTTGGGATAGTCCCGCTTTGGCCATGACCATGGATAGCAGCGAACCAATACAAGTGTTTGCACGGCTGCGGGGCAAAAAAGATAATTTTTAA
- a CDS encoding Panacea domain-containing protein, whose protein sequence is MTIKFRFHPEKAVEAAAILLKLHGKPMKYLGLLKMLYIADRLALKTMDQPITGDRYVSMDYGPVLSGVYDLIKGQPVDSALPLWSKYISPRDSNYVDLLQYPGNEELCEEEEMILKQVYKTFGHLDPFHVAEWTHDLPEWKDPHGSAIPILVEDVLRSMGKTEEEIEDISQEAQREAYLDGALHG, encoded by the coding sequence ATGACGATCAAATTTCGGTTTCATCCAGAGAAAGCAGTTGAAGCCGCTGCTATACTCTTAAAGCTGCACGGCAAACCGATGAAGTATTTAGGGTTGCTGAAAATGCTCTATATAGCTGACCGTCTTGCTTTAAAAACCATGGATCAACCAATTACTGGGGATAGATATGTATCAATGGATTATGGACCGGTTCTCAGTGGTGTTTATGATTTGATTAAAGGACAGCCCGTGGACTCTGCTTTACCCCTGTGGTCGAAATATATTTCTCCCCGGGATTCTAATTATGTTGACCTGCTGCAATATCCCGGCAATGAAGAACTCTGTGAAGAAGAAGAAATGATTCTTAAACAGGTTTACAAGACTTTTGGCCATCTCGATCCCTTTCATGTAGCCGAATGGACTCACGATTTACCAGAATGGAAGGATCCCCATGGTTCGGCTATTCCAATTTTAGTGGAGGATGTTTTGCGATCTATGGGTAAAACGGAGGAGGAAATCGAAGATATTAGCCAAGAAGCCCAGCGAGAAGCCTATTTAGATGGAGCTTTACATGGCTAG
- a CDS encoding polysaccharide deacetylase family protein, with translation MRWQARQKSSFSFLPLYGFLAFIVVCLIIWASSLYPRSNALVGGDSLPAPFREFQPECADYVLENSSFKDISRIFDCKTYKNLSDRVIFSLSLQKNDISLDNWQNNSATAIELAPWPEIHPRAQETKVPILMYHDILPEKEVFFDVTPGELEAHFQFLREIGATPISIDWLISHLRTGIPLPAKPVLLTFDDGYGGHYQYVYPLLRKYGYPAVFSIYINKMTQKTGRTSVTWQQLREMAADPLVQIVSHSVSHPRDLRLLSDADLEQEVKQSKQILEKELGIPINYFTYPEGKADDRVKEFVKKAGYRAALSMNDLDEHFAGQSPDLLTIGRFGQSRTREVVPQAWGGDPLPRRDGGFNFATTIQKREVEFPTNTLVLISGGIPKTIHADSRYQVEEIIAGTEAIAAVDGGFFSLKELDSNQMIGPVLSENGGFIPGYEGEIGKLEGRPLVIITDRWVRYLPFDPVRHNTLEGIAAEAGDDLKVTDAFVAAAWLVKDGQPQSRESFGTLYGFDALRHRAFWGINQAGQPVIGVSREPIDSMALGELLVQAGFRDAVMLDSGASTSLAYQGQSQVHYTPRPVPHVVALFPPTETYIVPVSHVGIPCVIFADSCPAGS, from the coding sequence ATGCGTTGGCAAGCTCGGCAAAAATCTTCCTTTTCTTTCCTTCCCCTATACGGATTTTTGGCATTTATCGTCGTTTGTCTGATTATTTGGGCAAGTTCTCTCTATCCTCGTTCTAATGCTCTGGTGGGGGGTGATTCTCTCCCCGCACCTTTTAGGGAGTTTCAACCGGAATGCGCGGATTATGTCCTAGAAAATAGTTCTTTTAAGGATATATCGAGAATTTTTGATTGTAAAACCTATAAAAACCTCTCCGATCGAGTGATTTTTTCCCTATCTCTCCAAAAAAACGATATTAGTCTCGATAATTGGCAAAATAACTCGGCAACAGCGATCGAATTAGCACCCTGGCCAGAAATTCATCCCCGCGCTCAAGAGACAAAAGTACCGATCTTAATGTATCACGACATTTTACCGGAAAAAGAGGTATTCTTTGACGTTACTCCTGGCGAATTAGAGGCACATTTTCAATTTTTGCGGGAAATCGGGGCAACTCCTATCAGTATCGATTGGTTAATTTCCCATCTGCGGACAGGTATTCCCCTTCCCGCTAAACCAGTTTTATTAACTTTTGATGATGGTTATGGGGGACATTACCAGTATGTCTATCCTTTATTGAGAAAATACGGCTATCCTGCTGTTTTCTCGATTTATATCAATAAAATGACTCAAAAAACTGGCAGAACCAGTGTCACTTGGCAACAACTCCGGGAAATGGCCGCCGATCCTCTAGTACAAATTGTCTCCCATAGTGTCAGTCATCCCCGGGATTTAAGGTTATTGTCCGATGCAGATTTGGAGCAAGAAGTCAAGCAATCGAAACAAATCTTAGAAAAAGAATTGGGCATTCCGATTAATTATTTCACCTATCCGGAAGGGAAGGCGGACGATCGAGTGAAGGAATTCGTCAAAAAAGCGGGTTATCGGGCTGCTTTATCGATGAATGACCTCGATGAGCATTTTGCCGGACAATCCCCCGATTTACTCACTATTGGACGCTTTGGGCAATCGCGCACGCGAGAAGTTGTACCGCAAGCTTGGGGAGGTGATCCCTTACCCCGTAGGGATGGCGGTTTTAACTTTGCCACCACCATCCAAAAACGGGAAGTGGAATTTCCAACTAATACACTTGTTCTGATTAGTGGCGGTATTCCCAAAACCATCCACGCTGATAGTCGTTATCAAGTGGAGGAAATTATCGCCGGCACAGAAGCGATCGCGGCTGTAGATGGCGGTTTTTTCTCCCTCAAGGAATTGGACTCAAATCAGATGATCGGGCCGGTTTTAAGCGAAAATGGCGGCTTTATCCCGGGATATGAAGGGGAAATCGGCAAGTTAGAGGGTCGTCCTTTAGTAATCATTACCGATCGATGGGTGCGTTATCTTCCTTTTGATCCTGTCCGTCATAATACCCTAGAAGGAATCGCAGCGGAGGCCGGAGATGATCTCAAGGTGACGGATGCTTTTGTCGCGGCCGCTTGGTTAGTCAAAGATGGACAACCACAATCCCGAGAATCCTTTGGTACACTTTACGGTTTTGATGCCCTGCGTCACCGGGCTTTTTGGGGGATTAATCAGGCAGGACAGCCAGTAATCGGGGTTTCCAGAGAGCCGATCGATTCCATGGCTTTGGGAGAATTATTAGTACAGGCAGGCTTTCGGGACGCGGTGATGTTGGATTCAGGAGCAAGCACCTCCCTCGCTTATCAAGGCCAGTCGCAAGTGCATTATACTCCCCGTCCCGTTCCCCACGTTGTCGCTTTATTTCCCCCCACAGAAACCTATATTGTTCCCGTTAGTCATGTGGGGATTCCCTGCGTAATTTTCGCCGATTCCTGTCCTGCGGGGAGTTAG